Proteins co-encoded in one Nonlabens agnitus genomic window:
- a CDS encoding DUF4837 family protein, translating into MKYYIYLLSSLIMISCNEKSVRINDSAGKLNDILVVIDSDNWDGQIGDSIRAVLARPIDGIVREEPMFTLNQVKPESFSGMLKKSRNYLFIQKSDSTGVAIRKDKYAMPQLGVIIRGPNTQAIATAISDNADDIINIFNDSEIAEKQRLIKQVQLNTDGIKDRFGIVITVPQAYFEAKREDPDFVWLRRPIPEGTMDIMIYEVPLNEINRDSTVVQDIVRVRDSIGSRKIPVDNGTFLTEPAFSPFVNETQIDGKFAFETKGTWYVKNKFMAGPFVNYAVYNESKENWLIIEGYVSAPNAEQRNYLFELEAILKSIDFVE; encoded by the coding sequence ATGAAATATTACATCTATTTATTATCGTCTTTAATCATGATTTCTTGTAATGAGAAATCGGTACGTATTAATGACAGTGCCGGTAAACTTAACGACATACTGGTCGTTATTGACAGTGATAATTGGGACGGTCAGATAGGCGACAGCATAAGAGCGGTGCTCGCGAGACCTATTGATGGTATTGTACGTGAGGAGCCTATGTTTACGCTTAATCAGGTTAAGCCAGAGTCGTTTAGCGGCATGCTTAAAAAATCCCGCAACTACCTGTTTATTCAAAAATCAGACAGTACTGGTGTTGCGATAAGAAAGGATAAATATGCGATGCCTCAGTTGGGCGTTATCATTAGAGGACCCAACACACAAGCCATTGCCACGGCTATAAGTGACAATGCAGACGATATCATCAACATTTTTAACGACAGCGAGATAGCGGAAAAACAGCGTCTTATAAAGCAAGTGCAATTAAATACAGACGGTATCAAAGATCGGTTTGGCATTGTGATTACTGTACCTCAAGCGTATTTTGAAGCAAAACGAGAAGATCCTGATTTTGTTTGGCTTAGACGTCCGATACCAGAAGGAACCATGGACATCATGATTTATGAAGTTCCTTTAAATGAAATTAACAGAGACAGCACAGTAGTACAGGATATTGTTAGAGTAAGAGATTCTATAGGCAGCAGAAAAATTCCAGTAGATAATGGGACGTTTTTAACAGAGCCTGCGTTTTCTCCTTTTGTAAATGAAACACAGATTGATGGCAAGTTTGCCTTTGAAACTAAGGGAACTTGGTATGTCAAAAATAAATTTATGGCGGGTCCTTTTGTAAACTATGCCGTATACAATGAATCCAAAGAGAACTGGCTTATTATAGAAGGCTATGTATCTGCTCCTAATGCAGAACAGCGCAACTACCTTTTTGAGCTGGAAGCCATATTGAAGAGCATTGACTTTGTAGAATAA
- the tatA gene encoding twin-arginine translocase TatA/TatE family subunit, translated as MITGFILGMFGVWQVVLIVLVLVLLFGGKKIPELMRGLGGGIKEFKDATKEDEKEDSTKGINSK; from the coding sequence ATGATAACTGGTTTTATTTTGGGAATGTTCGGCGTGTGGCAGGTAGTTCTTATCGTGCTGGTTTTGGTACTGCTTTTTGGCGGTAAAAAAATACCCGAATTGATGCGCGGTCTAGGCGGCGGTATCAAGGAATTCAAGGATGCCACTAAAGAAGATGAAAAAGAAGATTCTACTAAAGGAATCAATTCTAAATAA
- a CDS encoding M23 family metallopeptidase — protein MEKPKKKYKGKWRNHYRLVVLNDDTFEERFSLKLTRLNVFTVTLVSAVLLVGLTTFFIAFTPIREFIPGYSSSEVRNETTALLRETDSLKAKLALNEQQYSRIKMVLSGDITSEEYARIDSIAQVETTISLSDFAPSKEDSLLREEVAREDKYNLIEGAKARTNFVFFNPLKGKISNGYNPKEKHYGVDVTAAVNTPIKAAAAGTVIFSGWSAETGYTILLEHSYGLLTVYKHCGTLTKSQNDKVLAGEVIASVGNTGELTNGPHLHFELWSDGYALDPINFINFE, from the coding sequence ATGGAAAAACCTAAAAAGAAATACAAAGGCAAGTGGCGCAATCATTATAGGCTTGTGGTGCTTAATGACGATACCTTTGAAGAGCGTTTTAGCCTCAAGCTTACCAGGCTTAATGTATTCACGGTAACTTTAGTGAGCGCCGTTTTGCTGGTAGGGCTTACCACCTTTTTTATTGCATTTACACCTATCCGTGAATTTATTCCAGGTTATTCCAGTAGCGAGGTGCGCAATGAAACCACCGCCTTATTGAGAGAAACAGATTCTCTCAAAGCAAAGCTGGCTTTGAATGAGCAGCAATACAGCCGTATAAAAATGGTGTTGAGTGGTGATATCACCAGTGAGGAATATGCCCGTATTGACAGCATTGCGCAGGTGGAAACTACTATATCCTTATCAGATTTTGCACCCAGCAAAGAAGATAGCCTTCTACGGGAAGAAGTCGCTCGCGAGGATAAATACAACCTGATTGAAGGCGCTAAAGCCAGAACCAATTTTGTTTTTTTTAATCCATTAAAGGGTAAGATTTCAAACGGTTACAACCCAAAAGAAAAACACTATGGTGTTGATGTCACCGCAGCAGTCAATACACCTATCAAGGCCGCAGCCGCGGGAACGGTTATCTTCTCAGGTTGGAGCGCAGAAACCGGTTACACCATTTTACTGGAGCATTCCTATGGACTGCTCACCGTCTATAAACATTGCGGTACTCTTACTAAAAGCCAAAACGATAAGGTCCTGGCTGGCGAGGTCATTGCAAGTGTGGGCAATACCGGCGAACTCACAAATGGGCCGCATCTACACTTTGAGCTTTGGAGTGATGGCTATGCGCTGGATCCCATCAACTTTATAAATTTTGAGTAA
- a CDS encoding GH3 auxin-responsive promoter family protein — translation MSIKSIAAKVFAAAVHKKTQKWASNPIKSQQRVFHDLLKMAGDTAFAKAHSFSTIKTHQDFINQVPIRDYEQLKPFVDRVVAGEEDVLWPGKPLYFAKTSGTTSGAKYIPLTKESMPEHIKAARNAILSYIHETGNSRFVDGKMIFLQGSPELEEKNGIQLGRLSGIVAHYVPDYLQRNRMPSWQTNCIEDWETKVEAVIDETLKENMTVISGIPSWLQMYFERIVARTGKKVGEVFPNLELLIYGGVNFEPYKAKFDSLIGRPINSIELFPASEGFFAYQDKQTEKGMLLLLDAGIFYEFIPADQFHEENPPRLTIGDVQIGVNYVMIISTTAGLWAYNIGDTIAFTSTDPYRVVVTGRIKHYISASGEHVIGKEVEEAMKAAISHTNLVVNEFTVAPQLDPPAGELPFHEWFVEMDTSPDKAQLKAFAAQLDLEMRQQNSYYDDLIKGKVLQPLQIQVLKTGAFKEYMKSIGKLGGQNKLPRLSNDRKIASYLEKVNHS, via the coding sequence ATGTCCATTAAGTCCATTGCAGCAAAGGTTTTTGCGGCTGCTGTCCACAAGAAAACCCAAAAATGGGCTAGCAACCCAATCAAATCACAGCAAAGGGTTTTTCATGATTTGCTCAAGATGGCTGGAGATACCGCTTTCGCGAAAGCGCACTCGTTCTCCACCATAAAAACGCACCAAGACTTCATCAATCAAGTACCCATACGCGATTATGAGCAGCTGAAGCCTTTTGTGGATCGAGTAGTGGCCGGAGAAGAAGACGTTTTATGGCCGGGCAAGCCACTCTATTTTGCCAAGACCTCTGGAACTACCAGCGGTGCCAAATACATACCATTGACTAAAGAATCCATGCCAGAGCACATAAAGGCCGCTCGCAATGCGATCTTGAGCTACATTCATGAGACAGGCAACTCGAGGTTTGTGGATGGGAAAATGATCTTTCTTCAAGGCAGCCCAGAACTTGAAGAAAAAAATGGAATACAATTGGGACGCTTAAGCGGTATCGTCGCTCATTATGTGCCAGACTACTTGCAACGTAACCGTATGCCCAGCTGGCAAACTAACTGCATTGAGGACTGGGAAACAAAGGTTGAGGCCGTGATTGATGAGACCCTAAAGGAAAACATGACGGTAATCTCTGGAATTCCCAGCTGGTTGCAAATGTATTTTGAACGTATCGTGGCAAGAACCGGTAAGAAAGTGGGCGAGGTTTTCCCAAATCTGGAACTATTAATTTATGGTGGCGTCAACTTTGAGCCCTATAAAGCAAAATTTGACTCTCTAATAGGGCGACCTATCAATAGTATTGAGCTGTTTCCAGCCAGCGAAGGGTTTTTTGCCTATCAGGACAAACAAACCGAAAAAGGAATGCTCCTGCTGCTGGATGCGGGAATTTTCTACGAGTTCATCCCAGCAGATCAGTTTCATGAAGAAAACCCGCCTAGACTGACCATAGGCGACGTCCAGATAGGTGTGAATTATGTGATGATCATATCAACTACCGCAGGTTTATGGGCCTATAACATAGGTGACACCATAGCTTTCACTTCAACAGACCCGTATCGCGTAGTGGTAACGGGAAGAATCAAGCATTACATCAGTGCCAGCGGTGAGCATGTGATAGGGAAAGAGGTAGAAGAAGCGATGAAGGCTGCTATATCACATACAAACCTAGTCGTAAATGAATTTACGGTAGCACCACAACTGGATCCGCCAGCTGGTGAGTTGCCATTTCACGAGTGGTTTGTCGAGATGGACACCTCACCAGATAAAGCACAACTTAAAGCATTTGCCGCCCAGCTAGACCTTGAAATGCGCCAGCAAAACAGTTATTACGACGACCTTATTAAAGGAAAAGTGCTACAACCGCTTCAGATTCAAGTACTCAAAACAGGCGCCTTCAAGGAATACATGAAAAGCATCGGTAAATTAGGCGGTCAAAACAAACTGCCGAGACTTTCCAACGATAGGAAGATTGCTAGCTATCTGGAGAAAGTGAATCACTCTTAA
- a CDS encoding DUF6909 family protein: MPIINVEPRTRAQESTNAIERMYITMRHLFNRGFYKPMGVSGESLRESLLTIRPEIYGSIAEDKIELSGLLYVMDRLPMGIEECTYINLTSDEGYSGSHFKAIIPKKRRRNCYRIDKHQMNIEITRGRSEIYDILTHLTFLMVESHKIMKRVIIGDDGSTTRDWKCLEDAVAKDELTQEEKEVAVIHTANILGRTFDEVMQVYGSFATPQNPNQFLSTIYYLGLLGKHEIMDEQKRIITFSPVLRERLGHHIHGDRWAMRIKKHLIDNNLFERPLHIISANLHSVMNSVYGPKVLAAQISKKGRMEVFASLSEAAGKKNRDAIKKYALQNGMQELQDQSGTNIDVQIFDTAKTTFEHVGFCEDRFRESDNNHKPVLIVMDYAFGEQAYETLDELLKPYNDGSNPRHMNIKSVSIMGKAGILEGEKGDIMVPDAHVFEGTADNYPFKNRLSKKDLATEGLNVVSGSMVTVLGTSLQNKDVLEYFYNSSWRVIGLEMEGAHYQKAIQAASKVRRSISKKVRVRYAYYASDNPLKTGHTLASGGLGLTGVKPVYVITEKILEQILKESLPKTESEKASQ; this comes from the coding sequence ATGCCCATCATCAACGTAGAGCCCAGAACCAGAGCACAGGAAAGCACAAACGCTATTGAACGCATGTACATTACCATGCGGCATTTATTCAACCGTGGTTTTTATAAGCCCATGGGCGTGAGCGGTGAGTCCTTGAGAGAATCTTTGCTGACAATAAGACCAGAAATATATGGTTCTATTGCAGAGGATAAAATTGAACTGAGTGGCTTATTATACGTTATGGATAGGCTACCTATGGGAATTGAAGAATGTACCTATATCAACCTAACCAGTGACGAAGGCTATAGCGGCTCACATTTCAAGGCTATCATACCTAAAAAACGCCGTCGTAACTGCTACCGCATTGATAAACACCAGATGAATATCGAAATCACTCGCGGTCGCTCAGAGATTTACGATATACTGACACACCTTACCTTCTTAATGGTTGAATCCCACAAGATCATGAAGCGTGTGATCATAGGCGATGACGGCAGCACCACGCGGGACTGGAAGTGTCTGGAAGATGCTGTAGCTAAAGATGAACTCACCCAAGAAGAGAAGGAAGTTGCCGTAATTCATACCGCAAACATTCTGGGAAGAACCTTTGATGAGGTCATGCAGGTGTACGGCTCCTTTGCCACGCCACAGAATCCTAATCAGTTTTTGAGTACAATTTATTATCTAGGACTCCTAGGCAAACACGAGATAATGGATGAGCAAAAGCGCATTATCACTTTTTCTCCTGTGTTACGGGAGCGACTGGGACACCATATCCATGGTGATCGATGGGCCATGCGCATCAAGAAACACTTGATAGACAACAATTTATTTGAACGTCCATTACACATCATCAGTGCAAATTTGCACTCCGTTATGAATTCCGTTTATGGACCTAAGGTACTTGCGGCACAGATAAGCAAAAAAGGACGCATGGAGGTTTTTGCCTCGTTGAGTGAGGCCGCTGGTAAAAAGAACCGTGATGCCATTAAGAAATATGCCTTGCAAAATGGAATGCAGGAGCTTCAGGATCAAAGCGGGACCAACATTGATGTGCAGATTTTTGACACGGCTAAAACAACCTTTGAGCACGTAGGCTTTTGTGAAGATCGCTTTCGCGAAAGCGATAACAACCACAAGCCCGTTCTTATCGTTATGGACTACGCTTTTGGCGAGCAGGCCTATGAAACATTGGACGAACTGCTAAAGCCTTACAACGACGGTAGTAACCCTAGACACATGAATATCAAAAGTGTCAGTATCATGGGTAAGGCAGGAATACTTGAAGGCGAGAAAGGTGATATCATGGTCCCAGATGCCCACGTATTTGAGGGAACGGCAGATAATTATCCGTTCAAAAACCGACTTTCCAAAAAGGATCTCGCCACTGAAGGGCTTAACGTGGTTTCTGGATCGATGGTCACGGTTCTGGGAACATCACTACAAAATAAGGATGTGTTGGAGTATTTCTATAACTCCAGCTGGCGCGTGATAGGTCTTGAAATGGAAGGTGCACACTATCAAAAGGCCATTCAAGCAGCCTCTAAGGTGCGACGTAGCATCTCAAAAAAGGTGCGAGTAAGATATGCGTACTATGCGAGTGATAATCCTTTAAAAACAGGCCATACGCTTGCTAGCGGTGGTTTGGGTCTAACCGGTGTCAAACCCGTTTATGTGATTACAGAAAAGATTCTGGAGCAGATCCTTAAGGAAAGCCTACCCAAAACGGAATCTGAAAAGGCAAGTCAATAA